In Oryza glaberrima chromosome 8, OglaRS2, whole genome shotgun sequence, the following are encoded in one genomic region:
- the LOC127782820 gene encoding disease resistance protein PIK6-NP-like, with product MELVTGVMGSLLPKLGELLKDEYDLQRGLREKIKSLSRELESVHAVLRKVGAVPLDQLDELVKLWARDVRELSYDMEDIVDMFLVRFNDNHESDDPWVLRRLRKKMSKLFKKAKDRREIAGAIQSINEKLQEVSTRRARYRVDSFVTKPAGPVSIDPRLQALYKRSTELTGVDGPMDRIINMLSPRDDIHLSDKKKIISIVGFGGLGKTTLAKVVYDKLKPDFDCGAFVPVGQNPDMKKVLRDILIDLDKQKYKHSIIMKLNERQLIDEIKDLVEKKRCIVIIDDIWDKKSWELIRCALQDSNYGSRVVVTTRISEVATHVGCYVYKMEPLSHDDSEKLLYATIANAEGKCLARPSAVACEKILNKCDGVPLSIITIARLLANKPEEDWSEVYNSIGFGHGGNSVVENTRTILSFSYYDLPSHLKACFLYLNIFSEDVVIEKNLLIWKWIAEGFVHDEEAAGVGLFELGEGCFNALINRNMIQPVETQYQGHQSKARYGEGYVYGCRVHDMMLDLICSLSKEENFVTLVDSHEQVELPPSNARRLALQSINIKEQNRIQLANMGMEQVRSFLANRCAGISLESSHFRVLRVLALEYCKDNVIFWHFRGLYHLRYLGLVNAGITELPKEVGDLIFLQTLDLRETFILELPESVGLLTQLLCLYVDHGTRIPADLIGNLTSLQELCIRPADNNNFNDMRQFVKALGRLRELRVLQTQIDVLDDSMEKDLLESIENLHKIRYLEILGTSWGMNITWTRIGFISTRHLKRLCLECIEFSRLPFWINSSSLPYLSFINVTVQVVQEKDMETLGMLPELYCLKLYSRYTNLVSIKHTGNGGYFQKLKFFKIVGSSVRFDLSCCDCSGGEIKSSFMPSLETFETDVHVRFLKDANMLGFDKLGLENLPSSLKRIIVVICCRDACDADVEEAQAALEHAADIHPNNPTLKIDRYGEEIKRPL from the exons ATGGAGCTGGTTACAGGGGTGATGGGCAGTCTGCTCCCCAAGCTGGGTGAGCTTCTCAAAGACGAGTATGACCTGCAGAGGGGCTTGAGAGAGAAGATCAAGTCTCTCTCCCGGGAACTGGAGAGCGTGCACGCTGTCCTCCGAAAGGTTGGCGCGGTGCCACTGGACCAGCTTGATGAGCTGGTCAAGCTCTGGGCACGCGATGTCAGGGAGCTGTCCTATGACATGGAGGACATTGTTGACATGTTCTTGGTGCGTTTCAATGACAATCATGAGTCCGATGACCCATGGGTGCTCAGGCGCCTCCGCAAGAAGATGAGCAAACTGTTCAAGAAAGCCAAGGATCGCCGCGAGATTGCTGGCGCGATACAAAGTATCAATGAGAAGCTCCAGGAGGTGTCAACTAGGCGTGCCAGGTACAGAGTCGACAGCTTTGTCACCAAACCTGCAGGTCCAGTGAGCATTGATCCTCGCCTTCAGGCTCTATACAAAAGGTCAACAGAGCTTACTGGCGTTGACGGACCAATGGACAGGATCATAAACATGCTATCGCCTAGGGATGATATTCATCTATCTGATAAGAAGAAGATCATCTCAATTGTGGGATTTGGAGGACTAGGAAAGACCACCCTTGCCAAAGTAGTCTATGACAAGCTTAAACCAGATTTTGATTGTGGGGCTTTTGTTCCGGTCGGTCAGAATCCTGACATGAAAAAAGTTTTAAGGGACATTCTGATTGATCTTGACAAGCAAAAGTATAAGCATTCAATTATAATGAAATTGAATGAAAGGCAGCTCATCGATGAAATCAAGGATCTAGTCGAGAAAAAGAG GTGCATTGTTATTATCGATGACATATGGGATAAGAAATCATGGGAATTAATCAGATGTGCACTACAAGATAGTAATTATGGAAGTAGAGTAGTCGTAACTACTCGTATTTCCGAAGTTGCCACACATGTGGGTTGTTATGTTTACAAAATGGAGCCACTTTCTCATGATGACTCTGAAAAATTGTTGTACGCAACAATAGCGAATGCTGAAGGCAAATGTCTTGCTAGACCATCAGCTGTGGCATGtgaaaaaattttgaacaaatgcGATGGTGTGCCATTATCTATAATCACAATAGCTCGTTTGTTGGCAAACAAACCAGAGGAGGATTGGTCCGAGGTGTACAATTCCATTGGTTTTGGGCATGGAGGAAATAGCGTTGTAGAGAATACTAGAACGATATTGTCTTTTAGCTACTATGATCTGCCTTCTCATCTAAAGGCTTGCTTTTTGTATCTAAACATATTCTCCGAAGATGTTGTGATCGAGAAAAACCTTCTGATATGGAAATGGATAGCTGAAGGTTTTGTTCATGACGAAGAAGCAGCAGGGGTAGGGTTATTTGAGCTCGGAGAGGGGTGTTTCAATGCGCTAATAAATAGAAACATGATTCAGCCAGTGGAGACACAGTACCAAGGGCATCAGTCAAAGGCTCGCTATGGTGAAGGGTATGTATATGGTTGCCGTGTCCATGATATGATGCTTGATTTGATCTGTTCATTGTCCAAGGAAGAAAATTTTGTTACCCTAGTGGACAGCCATGAGCAAGTGGAACTCCCGCCGAGCAATGCTCGCAGGTTAGCCCTGCAGAGTATAAATATTAAAGAGCAAAACCGTATTCAGCTGGCTAACATGGGCATGGAGCAAGTGAGGTCCTTTTTGGCGAATCGTTGTGCCGGTATTAGTTTGGAATCCTCACACTTTCGAGTGTTACGTGTATTAGCTCTAGAATATTGTAAGGACAATGTTATATTCTGGCATTTCAGGGGTTTATATCACTTGAGGTACCTGGGGCTAGTCAATGCCGGAATTACAGAGCTCCCCAAGGAAGTGGGAGATCTGATATTTCTCCAGACATTGGATCTGCGGGAAACATTTATACTGGAGTTGCCAGAATCTGTGGGTCTGCTGACACAGCTGTTATGCCTATATGTTGATCATGGTACAAGGATTCCGGCTGATCTGATCGGGAATCTGACGTCCCTGCAAGAGCTGTGCATAAGGCCTGCCGACAATAACAACTTCAATGATATGAGACAGTTTGTGAAGGCGTTGGGCAGGCTGAGAGAACTAAGGGTGCTCCAGACTCAGATTGATGTATTGGACGATAGCATGGAGAAAGATTTGCTAGAGTCTATAGAAAATCTGCACAAGATACGTTATTTGGAAATTCTGGGTACATCATGGGGGATGAACATCACATGGACTAGAATAGGATTCATCTCCACACGGCACCTCAAGCGGTTGTGTTTGGAATGCATTGAGTTTTCTAGACTGCCTTTTTGGATTAACTCGTCGTCGCTTCCATACCTCTCCTTTATAAATGTGACAGTGCAGGTTGTCCAGGAGAAGGACATGGAAACTCTTGGGATGTTGCCAGAACTATATTGCCTAAAATTGTACTCGCGTTACACAAATCTAGTTAGCATTAAGCATACTGGCAATGGTGGCTACTTCCAGAAGTTGAAATTCTTCAAGATTGTTGGCTCATCAGTCCGGTTTGATCTGAGTTGCTGCGACTGCAGTGGCGGTGAGATAAAATCTTCTTTCATGCCAAGCCTTGAAACCTTTGAGACTGATGTCCATGTGCGGTTCCTAAAAGATGCAAACATGCTTGGTTTCGACAAGCTTGGCTTGGAGAACCTCCCTAGTTCGCTAAAGAGAATCATTGTTGTAATCTGCTGCCGAGATGCCTGTGATGCAGACGTGGAGGAAGCACAGGCGGCATTGGAGCATGCAGCTGACATCCATCCCAACAATCCCACTCTTAAAATTGATAGATATGGAGAAGAAATTAAACGGCCCTTGTGA
- the LOC127782472 gene encoding disease resistance protein Pik-2-like, giving the protein MELVMGAMENLIPKLGKLLKEEYVMQSSVREKIQSISRELESIHAALGKIGQVPWEQLDDEVRLWARDAREASYDMEDIIDSFLVRVDGHEASEAHWFKRFLEKMTNQFNRIKASHEIGVAIKEIGEKLQEVATRHARYTIDNIAIKPVCPATVDPRLLSMYKASAELVGIEGPMDELMKMLDIDLPTKKRKIEIDVSVRKPKMVSIFGFGGLGKTTLAKAVYDKLKPSFDSGAFIPVGQNPNIRKVFRDILMDLDKQSYNDLNLKLLDERQLINKLQEFLQKKRCFVVIDDIWDKDSWRLIRCALQDSNHESKVVTTTRIYEVATQVGEVYKMQPLSHDESKKLLYTRIISGEGESLPSTSVEACDKILKKCGGVPLAIITIASLLANKPREYWSEVYNSIGLEHGYNDDVDNTRRILSLSYYDLPLHLKPCLLYLSIFPEDYYIEKNLLIWKWIAEGFVHEKQAAKLGLFETGEGYFNELINRSMIQPVEHEYSGYIDGCRVHDMVLDLILLLSSEENFVTVVDGSKEHELSWNNARRLALQHLSFEKNGNQLANMGVKQIRSLIMTECFDMNMQLPSFQVLRVLEIQKQGSRNIDGKIKLQHVRNLLHLRFLNLEFIDSISLIEQVRNLRFLQVLHLKESNIQELPESVGLLTKLLSLRVDIYVRVSPGVIEKLTSLQELYLRPYSDDTFQFVKVLGKLRDLRVLHVKNLNLDGQGETSSLLESLCNLHKIQTLDIGQDFDLDEGVMWDAGFTSPQCLRYLCLRPLRFYRMPEWINWSLLPNLSYLELTVNFLEEPDLETLGRLPKLRYLALYTHCDRIVSIRKIADAGDTCFRELRFLNTPYLCVRFDQHGIMCSKEKAVMPNVKTLCFCVYVRILKDADILGFDKLFSFAHLGRSSLQEVQVKIECCGARAMEVEEAEAALAHAAAIHPNRPTLKIWKFSEEEMLAPH; this is encoded by the exons ATGGAGCTGGTGATGGGGGCAATGGAAAACCTGATCCCCAAGCTGGGTAAGCTGCTCAAGGAAGAGTACGTCATGCAGTCGAGTGTGAGAGAGAAGATCCAGTCTATCTCACGGGAGCTCGAGAGCATCCACGCTGCTCTCGGCAAGATCGGCCAGGTGCCATGGGAGCAGCTTGACGATGAGGTGAGGCTTTGGGCGCGTGATGCCAGGGAAGCGTCCTACGACATGGAGGACATCATCGACTCCTTCCTCGTGCGTGTTGATGGCCATGAGGCAAGTGAAGCTCACTGGTTCAAACGGTTCTTGGAGAAGATGACCAACCAGTTCAACAGGATCAAGGCTAGCCATGAAATCGGTGTCGCAATCAAAGAAATCGGTGAGAAGCTCCAGGAGGTGGCTACCAGGCATGCGAGGTACACAATCGACAACATTGCCATCAAGCCTGTATGCCCTGCAACTGTCGATCCCCGCCTCTTGAGTATGTACAAAGCGTCGGCAGAGCTTGTTGGAATTGAGGGGCCTATGGATGAGCTCATGAAGATGTTGGATATTGATTTGCCGACCAAGAAGaggaagatcgaaatcgatgtgTCCGTTAGAAAACCGAAGATGGTATCCATCTTTGGGTTTGGAGGACTTGGCAAGACCACTCTTGCCAAAGCAGTCTACGACAAGCTTAAACCAAGTTTTGATTCTGGGGCTTTCATTCCGGTCGGTCAGAATCCTAATATCAGGAAAGTTTTTAGGGATATTCTCATGGATCTTGACAAGCAGTCATACAATGACTTAAATCTAAAGCTGCTGGACGAAAGGCAACTCATCAACAAACTCCAGGAATTCCTCCAGAAAAAGAG GTGTTTTGTAGTCATTGATGACATATGGGATAAGGATTCATGGAGGTTAATTAGATGTGCACTACAAGACAGTAACCATGAAAGCAAGGTAGTCACAACTACTCGTATTTATGAAGTTGCCACACAAGTGGGCGAAGTTTACAAAATGCAGCCACTTTCTCATGATGAatcaaaaaaattattgtaCACAAGAATTATTAGCGGTGAAGGTGAGTCTCTCCCTAGTACATCGGTTGAGGCATGTGACAAAATACTAAAGAAATGTGGCGGTGTGCCTTTAGCTATCATCACAATAGCTAGTCTGTTGGCCAATAAACCAAGGGAATACTGGTCCGAAGTGTATAACTCTATTGGTTTAGAACATGGATACAATGATGACGTAGATAATACAAGAAGGATATTGTCTTTGAGCTACTATGATTTGCCGTTGCATCTGAAGCCGTGCTTATTGTACCTAAGCATATTTCCGGAAGATTATTATATTGAGAAAAATTTGTTAATATGGAAGTGGATAGCTGAGGGATTTGTACATGAGAAACAAGCAGCAAAGTTAGGGTTATTTGAAACCGGGGAGGGATATTTCAATGAGTTGATAAACAGAAGCATGATCCAGCCAGTGGAGCATGAGTACTCAGGGTATATAGATGGTTGCCGTGTTCATGACATGGTACTTGATCTGATCCTCTTATTGTCAAGTGAAGAAAACTTTGTCACTGTAGTAGATGGCAGTAAGGAACATGAACTTTCATGGAACAATGCCCGTAGATTAGCTCTACAGCATTTGAGTTTTGAAAAGAACGGGAATCAGTTGGCTAATATGGGTGTGAAGCAAATAAGGTCTCTTATTATGACCGAGTGCTTTGATATGAACATGCAATTACCTAGCTTCCAAGTTTTACGTGTATTAGAAATACAAAAGCAAGGCAGTCGGAACATTGATGGTAAAATTAAGCTGCAGCATGTTAGAAATTTACTTCACCTTAGGTTCCTCAATCTAGAATTTATTGATTCTATTTCTCTCATAGAGCAAGTCAGAAATCTGAGGTTTCTACAAGTACTTCATCTGAAGGAATCTAACATACAAGAGCTGCCAGAGTCAGTGGGCCTGCTAACAAAATTGTTGTCCCTACGGGTTGATATATATGTAAGGGTGTCGCCTGGTGTGATCGAGAAGCTGACGTCCTTACAAGAGCTGTATTTGAGGCCTTATAGTGATGATACGTTCCAGTTCGTGAAGGTCCTAGGCAAGCTGAGGGATCTGAGGGTGCTGCATGTTAAGAACCTTAATCTTGATGGACAGGGTGAGACATCATCACTGCTGGAGTCCCTATGCAATCTGCAcaagatccaaactttggacaTTGGCCAAGATTTTGATCTAGATGAGGGTGTTATGTGGGATGCAGGATTCACTTCCCCTCAATGCCTCCGATACCTATGCTTGAGGCCTTTGAGGTTTTATAGAATGCCAGAGTGGATTAACTGGTCGCTTCTTCCAAACCTCTCTTATCTTGAATTGACAGTGAATTTTTTGGAAGAGCCAGACCTGGAAACCCTTGGGAGGTTACCAAAACTACGATACCTCGCTCTGTATACACACTGCGACAGGATAGTAAGCATCAGGAAGATTGCCGATGCTGGTGATACCTGCTTCCGTGAGTTGAGATTTTTGAACACACCCTACTTGTGTGTCCGGTTTGATCAGCATGGCATCATGTGCAGCAAAGAAAAGGCTGTCATGCCAAACGTCAAAACTCTCTGTTTTTGTGTTTATGTGCGGATCCTAAAAGATGCCGACATACTTGGATTTGACAAGCTGTTTAGCTTCGCTCATCTTGGAAGAAGTTCGCTCCAAGAAGTCCAAGTTAAAATCGAATGTTGTGGTGCTCGTGCCATGGAAGTCgaggaagcggaggcggcgtTGGCACACGCAGCTGCCATCCATCCCAACCGTCCTACCCTTAAAATCTGGAAGTTTTCAGAGGAAGAGATGCTTGCCCCTCACTAG